From Pirellulales bacterium:
GACTTCTTTTTCCAGCTCGACGACGGCCTCGGTGGTGTGGTCGGCTGTCGTCAGACGATGAAGATTCGTCAGCGTCGATTCCGCCTGTGAAATCGCCTGTTCGAGCATGCTCTGTTCCGCGGTGGGCGCGGCGGCACTGTGCGACAGCGCTTCCCAGGCTTGATTCCACGCAGACAGTTCGCGCTCGATAACGCGTGACAGTTCGTCGATGACGCGTTGTAGCGTCCGCTGATCGACGCCATCCCGTAGCATGGGCAGGTGCTGTTCGATCCGGGTCAGCTCTTCGCCAAATTGCTTGGGGACCTCCTGCCACGCTGCGCCGGTACGACGTTGCGGGGCATCCAACCACCCGTTGGCGATCGCCGCTTGGTTCGCCTGTGCGTTTTCCTCGTCGGGTGCGGCCGGGAGCTCATCTCGGCTGGAGTCGGTCTCCGCGAACGGCGCCTCTTCACCGGCGTCGATGTCCACGGTCGAGCGGCATGTGGCATCACTCGAGGGGGGGGGTGCAATGTCCTCACCCAGCGCGAGCTCGGCCAGGAGCAGGGTCTCGCGATGGCGAAAGCCCCAATAGAATCCCAGGCCCAGATTGGCCAGTGCGATACAGCAGGTGTAAACGATCACGGACATAAGGCACGTGGCCCTGACCGGACAAGGTTGCGATACGTGCGGCGACAATCCGGCCTTGTTAGGCCGTTACTGCCACGCCGGTTTCTTTGAGTCCTACATCCACGCTCAGAGCACCCCAGGGCGATTCGAACGGAACACTAATCACGGTCACGCCGCGCGGAAAGTTGAGGATATGGCTCTTGCCCGTGATGACCGTCGGCAGGCCGATCCGCATCGAGAGTTCTTCGAGCTGCGCCTTGGCGGCGCCGGCCACCATGTTGGTGATCTCGCCGACGACGTCGATCACATCGGCATCGATGCTCGTCGGCCGGCTCCCCATCATCGAGGCAGTGGCCGCCAGCGCCGCCTCGCGGCTCAGGCTGACGACCACGGTGCCGCAGACATTGCCCTGCAAGCCCATGATGCCGCTGACCTCGTGCAGGGGCTGGCATCCGTCGCGCATGGCAGGAGTGGTGCGGGTAATCTCACAGTGCAGCATCTTCGAAAACACGGAGACGGTGGCGGAGATGAACGGATTGATCCATTCGGCTTTCATGTGGTGACTCGAACTCAACGCTGTTGTGCTGTAGTTTCGCCGGTGTGCGCTCGTGGCGCTATCGCTGCTTGCTCGTCTTCGGATGGCGTTTCTCGACCGTCGTGCCGACCGTCGGTATCGCGCTCGTCTTGGTTTACTCCGCCGCTACGGTTTCCACGGGCAGACGCTCCAGGGCGTCGGCCAGGTTGTCGCGGTCGAAGGGCTTGCAGACAAAGTCCGCTGCTCCTTCGGCCACGGCCTGCTCGAGCACGTTTTGCTGATTCAGCGCGCTGACGACGATGATCTTCGCCGCGGGATCATGCCGCCGGATGCCGCGCAAGGCGTGCAGGCCATCGAAGCCCGGCAT
This genomic window contains:
- a CDS encoding chemotaxis protein CheX; protein product: MKAEWINPFISATVSVFSKMLHCEITRTTPAMRDGCQPLHEVSGIMGLQGNVCGTVVVSLSREAALAATASMMGSRPTSIDADVIDVVGEITNMVAGAAKAQLEELSMRIGLPTVITGKSHILNFPRGVTVISVPFESPWGALSVDVGLKETGVAVTA
- a CDS encoding response regulator; this encodes MTKTLLITDDALLMRVIIRDVATQNGWHVVGEASNGQQAIEEYQRTKPSAVTLDLVMPGFDGLHALRGIRRHDPAAKIIVVSALNQQNVLEQAVAEGAADFVCKPFDRDNLADALERLPVETVAAE